Within Raphanus sativus cultivar WK10039 unplaced genomic scaffold, ASM80110v3 Scaffold1254, whole genome shotgun sequence, the genomic segment CCGCGGGACATTCAGATTCTGATCTTATTAAAGTATCCGAGTCTCTGAAGAGACTCGCTTCAGAGCTTCTACTCTAAGTCCTGCAACACTAAAACCTcatccagagagagagagagagatgtttttTCTCCAAGAACACCAGAGGAACTCTTTCAACACTTGCATTTGAGATTATAGACAAGACAACTTGGCAGACTCAAAAGCTTGTAGATGTTCATAAGCCAATTCCTGAACCAGTTGTCTCGTTTAATGAAGAAGGGTTCTTGAAGACTAGCTTCTTGTTCTTTACATTTTATGAagattttctaaatgttttcaTTTGATCATTTGAGGTTTTTTAAACCTTTTTTCTACATAATCAAGTAGCTTAAAGTTGCAGaagattatttataattttaagtttgtgagaaacaaaatattcatcTTATTTATAGTCTTCTACTCCGTTCTTGATTCTCTACTTCTAATCTCAAAGCAGTCGCGCTGTGTATCCACACAAAGTCACTGTTATGTTCACATATGGACGCAGCTTGGCACTGGTACATTGCAAGGCATGTCACTTATCAGGCTTCCTAGAAACTATCAGCattacaaaaagaagaaagtatTCATTTATGAGGAATCAAGGACAGAGCTCAATGTTTCTTTAAGTGTTGTTTATGGATCTCACCAGAGAAAATTTCAATGTAATATATTTGCTATGGTCTTTGTAAAGAGGTGAGCAGAAGTGGACAGAGCTACTCAAGACATCAACAATGCTTTTGCCTATCAATTCTCATGGGACCTCTCGTCCTCGCCTTCATTGTATAGTTTCTACTAGAGTCAAAAAGTTGAAAGTTCACGTGAAGATTGCTTTTTTACCTGCAGATGCATGTGTTATGACAGAAAAAGACAAGAAAGCTTCCTCTATTTTGCTTTGGTTACAAGAACAAGAATGTGTTCATAAGTCAAACAATGATTGACACTTGAAgaacttttgtttttgtcaaacTAGTAGTTAGAATCTTTTCctactctcttctctttctcactACGCTAGCCTTTTAAATTTGTCTCTGtctatgtatattatttattttcaaaagtaaaaattaCTTATTTCCATTTCTTCTTTTAGATTTAGTTACATCTAGGCATTATATTggtgttttctttctttctttttgaatttgattattcTGTTCATACTTGTTTTTCTTGGCTTTTAATTTACTTCTACAAGAGAAATAAAGAGTTAAAGGTCTTTTAAGTTATTGTTATGAGTCGTTAACATATGGATAAAGATCAACtttcatatattaaaactaagTCAAATCaaattgtaaataattaaaccaaaaaggaGGTTAATTAGTCAAACTTAGCATGCAATGTTGGGTACCAAACCTTAACTTTTGTCGCttttaatcttcttttaaaTCTCGAGATTTAGCTAGTAACAACTCCACTTCTTACTTCTTCTTCAAGGTCTTTTACTATAAATACCTCATTCCTCTCCCCTTACTTCATATATATCCCTCCTCATCACAAAGCCTTTCtcctttcttcatcttcttgttaAAAGTAATGGCAAGACTCAGTACCTTTCTCCTTGTTATTTATCTCCTTTGCTTTCTCCCTCTCTGTCTCTGCCACAAGAGCTCTGGAGGCAAACTCTCCCCATATTACTATGCACATTCATGCCCACAAGCCGGGGAGATCGTGAGATCAGTTGTAGCTAAAGCTGTTGCTAGAGAGACCCGCATGGCTGCTTCCTTGATAAGACTTCATTTCCACGACTGTTTCGTTAAGGTTTGGTTAATTTCTTCTAACgtgtaactcttttttttttgtttattacgTATTGAGCAAGGTAACTGTGAAATGTAGGGTTGTGATGGCTCTTTGCTTCTAGACAGCAGTGGGAGGATAGCGAGTGAGAAAAACTCAAACCCTAACAGAAAATCAGCTCGTGGATTTGACGTAGTTGACCAGATCAAAGCTCAGCTTGAGAAAGAATGCCCTGGAACTGTCTCTTGCGCTGATGCTCTTACCCTAGCCGCTAGAGACTCCTCTGTTCTCGTAAGTCTCCTCCACAACCTCTCTTGTCTTGATAACAATAATGAAAAAATCATCTGATTCGTTTTGGTTCTTGGTTTTAGACTGGTGGACCAAGCTGGATGGTTCcattaggaagaagagattcaagAAGTGCAAGCTTGAGTGGCTCCAACAACAACATCCCTGCGCCAAACAATACTTTCCAGACAATCCTCAAAAAGTTCAAACGTCAAGGACTCGATGTCACCGACCTTGTCGCTCTCTCCGGTAAGCTTTCCACACTCTGTACAGAGTTACTTCACATGCACgtaacaatacaaaaaaaaaaataactattacCTACCTTGCTTAACTCTTTCTCAGGGAGTCACACCATAGGATTCTCGAGATGCACGAGTTTCAGACAGAGGCTATACAACCAGTCTGGAAACGGTCGTCCGGACATGACACTGGAACAATCCTTCGCCGCTAACTTGCGCCAAAGGTGTCCAAGATCAGGAGGAGACCAGAATCTCTCGGTGTTGGACAAGGTCAGCCCGGCGAAGTTCGACAACAGCTACTTCAAGAATTTGGTAGAGAACATGGGTTTGCTGAGCTCGGACCAGGTTCTGTTCAGCAGCAACGATAAATCAAGAGAGCTTGTAAAGAAGTACGCAGAGGATCAAGGAGAGTTTTTCAAGCAGTTTGCGGAGTCAATGATCAAGATGGGAAACATCTCTCCCTTGACGGGTTCGAGTGGAGAAATCAGGAAGAACTGCAGGAAGATAAATTCTTGAGTTCGTTATATGAGGAAAttgaaatgaataaaaaaaatattttgtgggGAAAGAAATGTATGAATGACAGTTTGCTTTAATTTGTTTGTgatatgttgtatttttaattttccatTTGAAGTTTTATGTTGTGTTATTTCTGATTTTGCTAAGAGAATAGTGAAATATATTCCTATTATTTTATCGTTGATTTATTGTTCTATTACATCCTTCATTCAACAAATGATAATTCTACTTTTTATCATGATTTACTTGCATCACTTATTAATCCACAtctaacaattttattttcatcatattaaaatgttgtataaatttatttattaatcgtTATAGTTGATAATGAATCACATTTTAAATCTCATACTCcaattttatgttatataaaaattaataaatcttcAATTAAACTAATGAACTAACTTGGTTTCtaccataaatattttagaataattCCTGTTATTTATGTTAAACTGCTGTTTTGGGCCTAGGGCCTAAATAATCCTAACACTCTCTATAATATCAAAATACAAAGAGGCCCATAACGGCCCATTTATATGACTTTCGGTCCGTTAGGGTTTATGCTCTCTTGCTCACTTCATCAGTCTGACATGAATTCTCCAGCctgctagagagagagagaagaaactaAACTATGAGGAACCTACGAGTCATCTCCTCTCATCTCTCACGAGGTTTGAGATCCATCCAGTCAAACCCGATCCAATCTCGTCGTGGATACTCATCTCAATCGGAAAACGTCTCCAAAATCGTAACGGAGCTCTCCAACCTCACGCTCCTGGAAACGATGGACCTCACCGAGCTCCTCAGGAAGAAGCTAGGAGTCACCGACATGCCCGTGATGGCGGCGATGATGCCCGGGATGTCGATTCCGGGatctggaggaggaggcggtCCCGGAGCCGCGGCGGCCGGGAAGGGGGAGGAGAAGAAGGCGGAGGCGAAGACGGCGTTCGATGTGATGCTACAAGGGTTCGAGTCGGCGTCGAAGATAAAGGTGATCAAGGAGGTGAGGGCGGTTACGGATTTGGGGTTGAAGGAAGCTAAGGACTTGGTGGAGAAGGCGCCGACTTTGTTGAAGAAAGGAGTTAGTAAGGAGGAAGCTGAGAAGATCATTGAGAAGTTGAAGGCTGTTGGTGCTAAAGTTGATATGGAGTGACCTTTTTTTAGGTACTCTTCTAAGCTCTGATTGTGAGCTGTGTTGTGTATGAGATTTTGTTGTAGCTATTTAAATCTTGGAATTGATGAGGAACAGTATGTTTGATTCTGGGTTTGCTTAAAGCTGTCTGCTTTTTTATTATGGAACGTTAGCTCTTGTGAGCAGTGTTGTGTATTGAGTTTATAGTAGCTAAAAAGTCTTGGAATTTATAAGGAACAGCATAAAGTTGTTTGCTTTTCTTCTACTAAAGCGTTAGCTCTGACTGTGAGCAGTGTGAGGCTCGCTTGTTGCATTGTAGCAGCTATTAAGTCTTGGAATTGGAATGGAACAGTATGCTGATTCTATTGTGAGCAGTGTTGTGGATAGAGCTTGTTGCATTGTAGTATATATGAGGTCTTGGAATTCATGATGAACAGTATGTCTTATTTTTGTATGGAACTTTGGTTCTGGGATTTATATTGAGGTTCATGAGGAGGGGCTTTTGAAGTTTCTTCTGCTCGCTCAAGCATTAGGTTTTGTATTTACCTCTCTGTGCTCTTGTCACAGTGTACACAGACCGTAGACGTTGTTGGATATTGAAGTAAATCTTGAGGAACAGCGATTAGAATTAGCCTTTGTAGTCTATTGGTGTAGTACTCTAAAATGTTAGTAGATTTGTATAGGGACGACTGGAATTAAATATTAGGGCATCTGTATGTTTGATTCTGTTGCACCAGTATAGTCTTTAAGTCACATGCTAAAGGTTGAAATTTTGGCTGCAGGTGTTATTATAAATGGAGCAAGGAACAGATGAAG encodes:
- the LOC130503944 gene encoding uncharacterized protein LOC130503944, translated to MRNLRVISSHLSRGLRSIQSNPIQSRRGYSSQSENVSKIVTELSNLTLLETMDLTELLRKKLGVTDMPVMAAMMPGMSIPGSGGGGGPGAAAAGKGEEKKAEAKTAFDVMLQGFESASKIKVIKEVRAVTDLGLKEAKDLVEKAPTLLKKGVSKEEAEKIIEKLKAVGAKVDME
- the LOC130503945 gene encoding peroxidase 49-like, which produces MARLSTFLLVIYLLCFLPLCLCHKSSGGKLSPYYYAHSCPQAGEIVRSVVAKAVARETRMAASLIRLHFHDCFVKGCDGSLLLDSSGRIASEKNSNPNRKSARGFDVVDQIKAQLEKECPGTVSCADALTLAARDSSVLTGGPSWMVPLGRRDSRSASLSGSNNNIPAPNNTFQTILKKFKRQGLDVTDLVALSGSHTIGFSRCTSFRQRLYNQSGNGRPDMTLEQSFAANLRQRCPRSGGDQNLSVLDKVSPAKFDNSYFKNLVENMGLLSSDQVLFSSNDKSRELVKKYAEDQGEFFKQFAESMIKMGNISPLTGSSGEIRKNCRKINS